In one Drosophila gunungcola strain Sukarami chromosome 2R unlocalized genomic scaffold, Dgunungcola_SK_2 000011F, whole genome shotgun sequence genomic region, the following are encoded:
- the LOC128255567 gene encoding uncharacterized protein LOC128255567, which translates to MRWSALLLLISAFVLSAAVALPLSQEESEEVASSQDAELGQQDPDSSIEDTIHEGAANVASSSSEELNDGAKDEVKEKIDSSQEAASEEEKKAHLNKHQASETHARRSRSAEQERYRNLYNLALICPKRDTTNLEKGNTLNSHIEIADIYTICSSLPEK; encoded by the coding sequence ATGCGTTGGTCTGCGTTGCTGCTTTTGATCTCAGCTTTTGTGTTGAGTGCTGCGGTTGCTCTGCCACTAAGTCAGGAGGAATCTGAGGAGGTGGCTTCCAGTCAGGACGCCGAACTGGGGCAGCAGGATCCAGACAGCAGTATCGAAGACACTATTCATGAAGGTGCCGCCAACGTCGCCAGCAGCTCATCCGAGGAGCTCAATGACGGTGCCAAGGACGAAGTTAAGGAAAAGATCGACAGCTCTCAGGAAGCTGCATCGGAGGAGGAGAAGAAAGCCCATTTAAACAAACATCAAGCCTCGGAGACCCATGCCAGAAGGAGCAGATCAGCTGAACAGGAAAGGTATAGGAACCTATATAACCTTGCCCTTATTTGCCCAAAGCGTGATACAACAAATTTGGAGAAGGGTAATACCTTAAACAGTCACATCGAAATTGCGGACATTTACACAATTTGCTCATCTTTACctgaaaagtga